The region ACTTCCAGCATTCGGGCCGTCTCGTTTTCATCAGGCAAAAGCTGGCCGACTAAGTTGGCTTTTAACAGCGAGCCCCGCTTTATGGCCAGGGTGTGGACCGTCAGATTATCAGGAGCAAGCGCGGCGATCTCCTCCATTGTCGCCGCCATGTCGCCGGCATCTTCCCCCGGCAGCCCGGCAATGATGTCCATATTGATGACAGGGATTTCCGCCCGGCGAAATTTCTGGAATATATCTATTATATCCCGTACACTATGCTTTCGTCCAATATGATTTAACGTTTTTTCCTGCATCGACTGCGGGTTGACACTGACACGCGTAACACCATAAGCCCGCATGGTCGCAATTTTCGCATCGGTGATACTGTCCGGCCGCCCTGCCTCCACAGTAAACTCCCGCGTTGCGTCGCTCCGAAAAGCGGCCGTTACAAGTCCCAGCAGGCGGCTAAAATCGTTATCGGCCAAGCTGGTAGGCGTTCCGCCGCCGATATAGATTGTCTGCACCTTGCACCGGTAACGCCCTAAGAGCAGCGCCGCCGCTTCAATATCCTGCGTGAGGGCGTGCAAAAAGGCCTCCACGGCCCGCCGATCACCGGGAAGGACATGGGCCGGAAAAGAACAGTAAAGACAGCGGGAAGGACAATAAGGTATCCCGATATAAACGCTGACCAGCTTGGCCGCTTGCTCCGGCGCCAGCAGGAAAGGACGTTGCCGCACGGCAATATTAGTTACAAGCAAGGCCTTGTCGGGAGCAACAGCATAAGCGCGGGTCACCCGTCCCAATACCTCGGACGCGCTAAGACCCGCATCAAGCAAACGATGCACGATTTTTGTCGGGCGAACGCCGCGGAGAATACCCCACGGGCTGGGTCTATAGCCCGTGATTTTTTCCATCAAGGCCAAAACGTTTAACTTTAACAGGCGCTTGGCTGCTGCCGCCTCATCTTCGTCAGCATATTCCGCTTCCGCCCGCCGTACCCGACAGGCCAAAATACCCTCTTTCCGCCAATAGAATAATTCGGTGAGAATGGCAAGCCGGGGAACAAGTATTATGTGGCTGCGCACCACGATTGTATCTGCAGCGAAACCGCCGTCCCCCGGACTTAGCTTTTCCGGAAATATGCCCCCGTTTTCCAGGCCAAAAAGCTGCATAATTTCATTAACGACAGGTACATCCTGGCCGCAGCCGGCTATCATAAACCGCTTAATAGTCATGAATCGTCACTTTCTTCCTGACACTCCCGGCAGTAGCCATAAAATTTCACTTGATGATCGACGATTTTAAACCTACTCTTACGGGCGATAACTGCCTCCAGTGTTTCTAACAGATCATCCTCGAATTCCTTAACCTTACCGCAACTCAGACAGATTAGATGATGGTGGTGATGTGGCGTATTAGTCTCATTAATCTCGTAACGGCTGCGCCCATCGCCAAAATCAAGTTTTTGCAGAATTTCAAGATCACTTAAAAGTTCAAGTGTGCGGTACACCGTCGCCAGGCCAATTTCCGGCGATTGCTTGCGCACAATGGTATACACGTCTTCGGCACTTAGATGTTTATCCTGGTGGTCGATGAACGCCTGGAGGATGATCTGGCGCTGCGGTGTTAGCTTATATTGGCGCTCGGAAAATC is a window of Sporolituus thermophilus DSM 23256 DNA encoding:
- the hemZ gene encoding coproporphyrinogen dehydrogenase HemZ; the encoded protein is MTIKRFMIAGCGQDVPVVNEIMQLFGLENGGIFPEKLSPGDGGFAADTIVVRSHIILVPRLAILTELFYWRKEGILACRVRRAEAEYADEDEAAAAKRLLKLNVLALMEKITGYRPSPWGILRGVRPTKIVHRLLDAGLSASEVLGRVTRAYAVAPDKALLVTNIAVRQRPFLLAPEQAAKLVSVYIGIPYCPSRCLYCSFPAHVLPGDRRAVEAFLHALTQDIEAAALLLGRYRCKVQTIYIGGGTPTSLADNDFSRLLGLVTAAFRSDATREFTVEAGRPDSITDAKIATMRAYGVTRVSVNPQSMQEKTLNHIGRKHSVRDIIDIFQKFRRAEIPVINMDIIAGLPGEDAGDMAATMEEIAALAPDNLTVHTLAIKRGSLLKANLVGQLLPDENETARMLEVTRQYVAQMGLKPYYLYRQKYMTGNFENVGYARPGTECLYNIQIMEERQTIVGIGPAAGTKAVWPGSWRLASVYNAKDVTTYIANINIYIEQRRQLLANLFADGRRNNELC
- a CDS encoding Fur family transcriptional regulator, which translates into the protein MTIDMADLRQRFSERQYKLTPQRQIILQAFIDHQDKHLSAEDVYTIVRKQSPEIGLATVYRTLELLSDLEILQKLDFGDGRSRYEINETNTPHHHHHLICLSCGKVKEFEDDLLETLEAVIARKSRFKIVDHQVKFYGYCRECQEESDDS